The following is a genomic window from Candidatus Woesearchaeota archaeon.
TCGACAGTTCAAGTCTGTCAGGGGGCGTCTTTTAACCCTTTGAATTTTTCCATGCGGAAAAATTACAAAGCGTTAACGGAAACAGCATGGGGAGATGTTTGCTATGCAAAATCTCCCGAGTCAAAAAATAAAATTTTATCGGCCCCTTAGCATAGCCTGGAGTCCTCTCCCTCTCTGTAAAGAGGAAGAATCGGGCACCTAGTGCGCTCGGGTCCTTGTGCAATAGCGCAGGGACAGCGAAACTGATAACAAAACTAGGTGTTATAACTCAAGACCAAGGTTTTGTAGGACATCGAGAGGAGTAAAATCCCGACAAAGGTCCGGAGTTCAAACATACCCGCTGAGAGCCCGTATCTTTCAGCGGGAGTTGAAAGTCTCCGAGGGGCCATTTTTTTTCTTTCTAATTTTTTCATTCCAATTCTCAAAAACCTTTATAAACTTCTCTTTAATTCAAATTATAAAATGAAAATACTAGCACTACACTCAGACTTTATTGAATTCGAGGCGAAGAGAAAAGCGGTAAAAGAGCCTGAGAAACTTAAGAAGAAGCATGAAAAGATAGGGGAAAGCTTAGTGATTTTCATGTCAGTTGAGAAGAAGGATGAATGCAATCCTGATAACGCTGCCAGGCAATGTGTTTCTCATATCAAGGATATTGCCGCCCAGGTTAAATCCAATGTTATTGTGCTTTATCCTTATGTCCATCTCACTAATAACCCTTCCAAACCGAAAACAGCGCTGGCTGTTATGGACAGCGTTGAGAAGCGGCTGAAAAATGATTATAAAATCTATAGATCTCCTTTTGGCTGGTATAAGTCTTTTAATATTAAAGTAAAGGGCCATCCACTGTCTGAGCTTTCAAGGGAATTCGGCCCTGAAGACATACCCGAAGGAAAGAAGGAAGAGGAGACAGAATCCCTGAAAAAAGAAAGGAAGCTTGCGTCTTACTGGCATATCCTTGACACAGACGGCAGGCTTCATGACGCCGGCAAATTTGACTATAAGAAGCACAAGAACCTAAAGAAGTTTGCATTCTATGAAAAGGAGAAATCCAGGGCAGTCAAAGATGAGCCTGCGCATGTGAAGATCATGAGGAAGCTGGAACTAGCGGATTATGAGCCTGCTTCCGACGGCGGGAACCTAAGATATTACCCTAAAGGAAGGCTGCTCAAGAAGCTGATTGAGGAATACGTGACAGACAGGGTGGTGGATTACGGCGGGGCAGAGGTGGAAACGCCGATAATGTATGACATGAACCATCCGACACTTTCGAAATATTTGGCCAGGTTTCCGGCAAGACAGTACCAGATCGAGTCGGATAAGAGGAAATTCTTCTTAAGGTTTGCTGCATGCTTTGGCCAGTTTCTTATGGCACATGATGCCACAATCAGCTACAGGAACCTGCCCCTCAAGCTGTACGAATTAACCCGCTATTCTTTCAGGAGGGAGCAGAGCGGCGAGTTAACAGGGCTGAGAAGGCTGAGGGCATTTACCATGCCTGATGTCCACGCACTTGCTGCTGACATGAAGCAGGCTATGGATGAGTTTAAAGTTAGGTTCGACTTATCCTTAAGCGTGTTAAACAACATGGGCATTGAAAATTCTGATATAGAGATGGCTTTAAGGACAACCAAGGATTTCTTTGATAAAAAT
Proteins encoded in this region:
- a CDS encoding threonine--tRNA ligase, yielding MKILALHSDFIEFEAKRKAVKEPEKLKKKHEKIGESLVIFMSVEKKDECNPDNAARQCVSHIKDIAAQVKSNVIVLYPYVHLTNNPSKPKTALAVMDSVEKRLKNDYKIYRSPFGWYKSFNIKVKGHPLSELSREFGPEDIPEGKKEEETESLKKERKLASYWHILDTDGRLHDAGKFDYKKHKNLKKFAFYEKEKSRAVKDEPAHVKIMRKLELADYEPASDGGNLRYYPKGRLLKKLIEEYVTDRVVDYGGAEVETPIMYDMNHPTLSKYLARFPARQYQIESDKRKFFLRFAACFGQFLMAHDATISYRNLPLKLYELTRYSFRREQSGELTGLRRLRAFTMPDVHALAADMKQAMDEFKVRFDLSLSVLNNMGIENSDIEMALRTTKDFFDKNKKFIAGFARKLGKPILLELWDERIFYFALKYEFNFVDTLGKASALSTDQIDIENGERYGIEFIDKDGKARNPLILHCSPSGAIERVMYALLEKAAFEQKAGKAPKLPMWLAPTQVRVIPVSEEFIGYAREITDEILKNDIRADLDDRGLHVGKKIREAETEWCSTVLVIGEREKESGKLRVRIRGQKNLAEMDTESLVEHIKKEAKGMPFRKLPLPIELSKRPIFVG